Proteins from a genomic interval of Caulobacter sp. NIBR1757:
- a CDS encoding type 1 glutamine amidotransferase domain-containing protein, translated as MSQDKLNGKIIAVLATDGFEQSELEKPVEALRQAGAKVVIVSPKDGAIQGWEHHDKGREVAVDQVLAGAKADDFDGLVLPGGVINPDALRLEPQAIEFIRGFATAGKPIAAICHGPWTLINAKAVEGRRMTSWPSLQADLENAGAEWVDEEVVVDRGLVTSRNPDDLPAFCARMIEEFAEGPHRG; from the coding sequence GTGTCTCAGGACAAACTCAACGGCAAGATCATCGCCGTCCTCGCTACGGACGGCTTCGAGCAATCGGAGCTGGAAAAGCCCGTCGAGGCCCTGCGTCAGGCCGGCGCCAAGGTGGTGATCGTCTCGCCCAAGGACGGCGCCATCCAGGGCTGGGAACATCACGACAAAGGCCGCGAGGTGGCCGTCGACCAGGTGCTGGCCGGGGCGAAAGCCGACGACTTCGATGGCCTGGTCCTGCCGGGCGGCGTGATCAATCCAGACGCCCTGCGGCTCGAGCCCCAGGCCATCGAATTCATCCGCGGCTTCGCTACGGCGGGCAAGCCGATCGCGGCGATCTGCCATGGCCCCTGGACGCTGATCAACGCCAAGGCGGTCGAGGGCCGCAGGATGACCAGCTGGCCGTCGCTGCAGGCCGACCTCGAGAACGCCGGCGCCGAATGGGTCGATGAGGAGGTCGTGGTTGATCGCGGCCTGGTCACATCGCGCAACCCCGATGACCTGCCGGCCTTCTGCGCCAGGATGATCGAGGAATTCGCGGAGGGACCGCATCGCGGCTGA
- a CDS encoding M10 family metallopeptidase C-terminal domain-containing protein — translation MAYRTQAAIRMDADDSIPRISHSFADLMTTTSLVTSAAGPVSARPVISKGYTAFVFDGVGDYKPVLPTQPTLIGIDVHPGDSSTTATLTVDGDHVVATIDTVGDQDWFKVDLVAGQTYDISMFQKLLGPNLVPLADAYIELYDSTGAFIMSADGGGPNTPQGLDAILTYTATATGTYYVNAMSFDQDPTNGTTGDGVGDYEIFVETVEGGDPNAYVPFYSPDSPLSSIDWGSVFDRSSRNPDGDNGSRPNDRAPDGSTPVTNNEFGITGKNVLTYYFAKQGDVFVDEEPGGLATMVQAQNMQDWEKAAFRKALDQYEHVADIIYIEVDNRAAADLKFITYLGTPGPGASLLGRMSPPNEPNEGQAEFNAGDARWTQEGVSQGGFYFSTLLHEFGHGHGMAHPHDNGGHSTVMRGAEPSDDPVEGAIGGQLGDFGLSQQVFTIMSYNDGWQSSPYGMPSSGDILAQNADPFGWMGTLGALDIAVIQDKYGVNEDYNAGANIYVMKDVNAPGTFFSTIWDGGGTDEIRYSGARDASIDLRAATLQYEEGGGGWVSYATGIFGGYTIANGVVIENATTGAGNDLLHGNEANNTLKGNAGADVLGGFGGNDRLEGGAGDDIIDGGAGNDNLIGGDGDDQLTDDGGTADQMYGQNGNDVLTIIRAAGGTGSFVLDGGAGDDRFVLAALSGMTQARGGDGLDRFEAHGSATITGGLGIDTIRIEGDFAAGAVVAVQDFTAGPGGDRLDLSSFMTAQFTNWDGAANPTSTGHVRVTASATGSIVQVDLNGGGNSWVTVATLKGVAPGQLTVENLGFALTSGGVSGITGTAGNDTLNGGAGPDVILGLTGDDILKGNGGNDELQGDGGKDKLYGLDGDDSLYGGDELDQLLGGNGNDALFGDAGDDVLIGGLGKDTLTGGLGKDSFNYTLTAESVAGAADRILDFNASQGDRLSVKGVDADTDVAGDQAFAFVAAFDGHAAQAVRAYDSVANLTTLSFDTNGDAVADMVIELNGNVSTGWIL, via the coding sequence ATGGCTTACCGCACCCAGGCGGCGATCCGTATGGACGCCGACGACAGCATCCCGCGCATCTCGCACAGCTTCGCCGACCTGATGACCACCACCAGTCTGGTCACCAGCGCCGCTGGCCCCGTCTCGGCGCGTCCCGTGATCAGCAAGGGCTACACGGCCTTCGTCTTCGACGGCGTCGGCGACTACAAGCCGGTGCTGCCAACCCAGCCGACCCTCATCGGCATCGACGTCCACCCCGGCGACAGCAGCACCACCGCCACCCTGACCGTCGATGGAGACCATGTGGTCGCCACCATCGACACCGTCGGGGATCAGGACTGGTTCAAAGTCGATCTGGTGGCCGGCCAGACCTACGACATCTCGATGTTCCAGAAGCTGCTGGGCCCCAACCTCGTGCCGCTGGCCGACGCCTATATCGAGCTCTACGACTCCACCGGCGCTTTCATCATGAGCGCCGACGGCGGCGGGCCAAACACCCCGCAGGGCCTGGACGCCATCCTGACCTACACGGCGACGGCGACCGGGACCTACTACGTGAACGCCATGTCCTTCGACCAGGACCCCACCAATGGCACGACCGGCGACGGCGTCGGCGACTATGAGATCTTCGTAGAGACCGTCGAGGGTGGCGATCCCAACGCCTATGTGCCCTTCTATTCGCCCGACAGCCCGCTGAGTTCGATCGACTGGGGCAGCGTCTTCGACCGCAGCTCGCGCAATCCGGACGGCGACAATGGCTCGCGGCCGAACGACAGGGCGCCGGACGGCTCGACGCCGGTGACCAACAACGAGTTCGGCATCACCGGCAAGAACGTCCTGACCTACTACTTCGCCAAGCAGGGCGATGTGTTCGTCGATGAGGAACCCGGCGGCTTGGCGACCATGGTCCAGGCGCAGAACATGCAGGACTGGGAAAAGGCGGCCTTCCGCAAGGCGCTGGACCAGTACGAGCATGTCGCCGACATCATCTACATCGAGGTCGATAACCGCGCCGCCGCCGATCTGAAGTTCATCACCTACCTCGGCACGCCCGGGCCCGGCGCCAGCCTGCTGGGTCGCATGAGCCCGCCCAACGAGCCCAACGAAGGCCAGGCCGAGTTCAACGCCGGCGACGCCCGCTGGACCCAGGAAGGCGTCAGCCAGGGCGGCTTCTACTTCTCGACCCTGCTGCACGAGTTCGGCCACGGGCACGGCATGGCCCACCCGCACGACAACGGCGGCCATTCGACGGTGATGCGTGGCGCTGAGCCGAGCGACGATCCGGTCGAGGGCGCCATTGGCGGCCAGTTGGGCGACTTTGGCCTGAGCCAACAGGTCTTCACCATCATGTCCTACAATGACGGCTGGCAGAGCTCGCCCTACGGCATGCCCAGCAGCGGCGACATCCTGGCCCAGAACGCCGATCCGTTCGGCTGGATGGGCACACTCGGCGCCCTCGACATCGCCGTCATCCAGGACAAGTACGGCGTCAACGAGGACTACAATGCCGGCGCCAACATCTATGTGATGAAGGACGTCAACGCTCCCGGCACCTTCTTCTCGACCATCTGGGACGGCGGCGGCACGGACGAAATCCGCTACAGCGGGGCCCGCGACGCCAGCATCGATCTGCGCGCCGCCACCCTGCAGTACGAGGAAGGCGGCGGCGGCTGGGTTTCCTACGCCACCGGCATCTTCGGCGGCTACACCATCGCCAATGGCGTGGTCATCGAGAACGCCACCACCGGCGCCGGCAACGACCTGCTGCACGGCAACGAGGCCAACAACACCCTCAAGGGCAACGCGGGCGCCGACGTACTCGGCGGCTTCGGCGGCAATGACCGGCTGGAAGGCGGCGCGGGCGATGACATCATCGACGGCGGGGCCGGCAACGACAACCTGATCGGCGGCGATGGCGACGATCAGCTCACCGACGACGGCGGCACGGCCGATCAGATGTACGGCCAGAACGGCAATGACGTGCTGACCATCATTCGCGCGGCCGGCGGCACGGGCAGCTTCGTGCTCGACGGCGGCGCGGGCGACGACCGCTTCGTCCTGGCGGCCCTGTCCGGCATGACCCAGGCGCGCGGCGGCGACGGCCTCGATCGCTTCGAGGCCCATGGTTCGGCCACCATCACCGGCGGCCTCGGCATCGACACCATTCGCATCGAGGGCGACTTCGCCGCCGGCGCGGTGGTGGCGGTGCAGGACTTCACGGCCGGGCCGGGCGGCGACCGGCTGGACCTTTCCAGCTTCATGACCGCGCAGTTCACTAACTGGGATGGCGCCGCCAACCCGACCAGCACCGGCCATGTGCGGGTCACCGCCAGCGCCACCGGCTCCATTGTCCAGGTCGACCTGAACGGCGGGGGCAACAGCTGGGTCACCGTCGCCACCCTGAAAGGCGTCGCGCCCGGCCAGCTGACGGTCGAGAACCTCGGCTTCGCCCTGACCAGCGGCGGCGTCAGCGGCATTACCGGCACGGCGGGCAATGACACGCTGAACGGCGGCGCCGGCCCCGACGTCATCCTCGGCCTGACCGGCGATGACATCCTCAAGGGCAACGGCGGCAACGACGAGCTGCAGGGCGATGGCGGCAAGGACAAGCTGTACGGCCTCGACGGCGACGACAGCCTCTACGGCGGCGACGAGCTCGACCAGCTGCTCGGCGGCAACGGCAATGACGCCCTGTTCGGCGACGCCGGCGACGATGTGCTGATCGGCGGCCTTGGCAAGGACACCCTCACCGGCGGCCTCGGCAAGGACAGCTTCAACTACACCCTGACCGCGGAGTCGGTGGCCGGGGCGGCGGACCGGATCCTCGACTTCAACGCCTCCCAGGGCGACAGGCTGAGCGTCAAGGGCGTCGACGCCGACACGGACGTTGCGGGGGATCAGGCCTTCGCCTTCGTCGCCGCCTTCGACGGCCACGCCGCCCAGGCGGTGCGGGCCTATGACTCGGTCGCCAACCTGACCACCCTGTCGTTCGACACCAACGGTGACGCGGTGGCCGACATGGTCATCGAGTTGAACGGCAACGTGAGCACGGGCTGGATTCTCTGA